TCGGTAGTGACCTCGGTCatgtttcttttcttctataGCACACACGCAAGAGAGAAATCGGTTGCGACTCCTGGTATTACTGCTAGTCAGTACGTTTAACTATATGCTGATTGAGTTAGCCTCGACAGTATTATGTGTTATATGTGTGTTGCTACGTGCTCAGTGGGTTTTGATTCGCAATTTTGTCAGTTTGTTGGTAAATTTCGGTTTGTTTACAAAAATGATGATCTTGCGATGAGCCCCAGACGGGTGCGTAGGATAAGAGTATATGGAAGACATGCAATACAGAAGCAAATGCATATAGCTGATACAGGTACCATTGTATAGTATACAGTCgttttaaaaatattatggCCAAGTTAAcacattttcattattcttttatatTAGTTTCTGGTTTTGTGTGTGGTGGTATGATTCATGTTTTGTAGATGGTATGGGCATAATTGAACAACAAAGATAGCAGGTAATAGCAACTAGTTTTCTTAGTTGTATTACGATAGTAAAAGTATCATCAAATTGCTCGCAAGTAGTTGCGGAGAgcatataaatattagAGATCTGATGAAATTGTTCAAGGTGATTTATAACTTTTCGCTATATATAATCCGTGATGGTAAACATTGATTCAAATCAGAGCAGTCACGGACACCTACTTGCTTATATTACAACAGTACTGCTAACCCAATTTTCAGATGGTTCTTCAGTGCGGACTAGGTATTCAAAATAGCTAGTGATAATTTCCTTGAGCCAATAACTATAAAATAAAGTCTAAGAGCAAATGTTGCACGTATACACATGCAAATCAACTACTCaaacataaaaaatgaTAGCACAAGTTTTGCAACaattttggttttgttaTATCATATTCCGAACAACTGTTTTGAATAACTCTCATCACTCACCCCAATAAAAGTAATGACATGTACAAGATAGACTAACGTTTGAAACCTCATAAATATGTATGAGACGCACTTTTGCcaatttaaaatatacttaaattattataaaaaataataatttaaatAGATAtctttattaataaaaagattagtttatatcattatttaaACTATTTATGaactttatttttaatcaatttatatatatttttatattattataatgtatatttatatattgttCTCTATTTAACCTCCATAGTCATACTTGATGAATAATAAGTAGTAGCTGTGCCAGTAATAAAATAGTAGTAGCACCGACGACAATGTTTGTTTCAAGTTAGTGGGCGATGTGAGTGCGAATTATACTACCATTAAGtcaaattatatatatttaatattgaaCACTAAGTAAAACAGAGAGAAAACATGTGACTAATTCGTATGATAATACACCAGATTCCAATAGTCACATGATATACTTGTATATAATGACCATACATCACATGTAAAATACGTAATTTGCTATGATAAATGTGACTATTTAACGTACATAGGTATCAAAACTCTATATAGaaatttttggattttcattttggCAGTGGACCTGCGAAAGGGACTTGGAGGGGAACTCTAGTTCAGAGAAGAGCGTCCTACGAATGTTTCTGGGTGGCTTCAGTCCAGTGATTCTACGCGGAAAGTGAAGAAGTGGAAAAAAGTTGAgagctgaaaaatttctgcaagaaaaaaaaattaaaaaaaaaaaatgcgaTGGGCTATcaaaatgcgatgagctggaCTATTATAACAAGTAGTTACTTTCTGGGATTGgtaatatattttgttagGGACTTGCTACAGAACTTGTAATATTAGATTTGAGGAATAGAACTATAATGACGATGTTGGTGCACAGATCGAGGTTCGTGGACTTCACGCCCTCGAATATTACTGCGTTGGCTTTCTCTCACAAGTCCAGTGCTGAGTTGACTCCGTCTGATCTGAGGCTTGCTGTTGGCAGAGCAGATGGTAACATTGAAGTGTGGAACCCACGCCATGACTGGTTCCAGGAGATGATCATTGAAGGCGGTCAGGACCGCACGATCGAAGGGTTGTGCTGGTGTAATGTCGCTGGTGAACCACTGAGATTGTTCTCAATTGGTGGTTCTACTATTATCACGGAGTGGGACCTGAACACCGGTCTGCCAATGAAGAATTATGACTGTAATGCAGGTGTCATATGGTCAATTGCCATAAATGCAGCTGGAGATAAACTTGCGGTGGGTTGTGATAACGGTACTGTAGTTATCGTAAACATCGCTGGTGGCCCAGGTATAATAGAGCACGACTCGATACTAATGAGACAAGAGGCTCGTGTTCTATCCCTGGCTTGGAATGGTAATGATTATGTTATCGGTGGTTGTTCTGATGGTCGTATAAGGATTTGGGCTGCGCACGAGAAAGATGAAAGTAGAGGAAGAATAATTAACACAATGAGAGTAGACAAGTCGAAGAAAGAATCCACTTTGGTATGGTCAGTACTATATCTACCTTCTAAGAATACAATTGTCTCTGGTGACTCTACCGGCTCCATTAAATTTTGGAACTTCCAGTATGCTACACTGTCCCAGTCATTCAAATCACATAGCGCTGATATTTTGTGTCTAACCACAGATGCTAAGGAATCTACTATTTTCAGTGCTGGCGTCGATAGGAAGATCTTCCAATACAGTCTCGATCACTCTAAAAAATGGTTGATATCCTCGAACAGATTACTACATGGTAATGACATTAGGGCAATGTGTGCTTACCAATCTAAAGGTGCTGATTTCCTAGTTTCGGGTGGTGTTGACAAAACACTATTTATCAACCctatttcttcatttgcAGATGGCCGTTATAGAAAGATGCCATTTGTTGTTCCCTACAACAAGAACGTGCTGATCAATAATACTCAAAGATTAATAGTGATGTGGGATGGCTCTGTGGTTAAAATATGGACTATGGGTACAGAAGTCGAGAACGAGAAAAATTACAAGCTGGTTTGCAAATTGGTATTAAAGGATGAGCAAAAGATCCACACTTGTGCGATGTCTCCAGATGGTCAAGTTTTATTGGTTGGTAGAGCTACCACTACAAAAATTTTCCATTTGCAACCAATGGAAAATAAACTGAAAGTCACCAAACTATCAAATGATTTCCTCTTCACAATTGGAACAAAGGCTGCAAAGTTTATAAATAACTCAAAAGTTGTGATATGCAACACCGATGATGAACTTCTTATGTTAGActtagaagaagaagatgatgagaAGCCTGAGTATTTTGAGTTGGATGAACCACAAAATACCAAGAGTAGTTTAAAGATACCTTACATGAACAAAATTAATAGGATTGATGCTAACGAATCTGCAGTGGTAGTATCACGTTATTGTGGTATTGTGACTGTGATAAATCTGAAAACTAAGAAAAGTCAGAATTTGCTGCATCTTATGAACTTTGTTACATCCATTTATATTCATgagcaaagaaaaactgTAATAGTGGTAACAGCAGAAAACAAGATATATGAACTATCCTTGGCAAGTATCTTTAGAGAGGATACTGAAGACAAAGAAGGTGACGAACAAGCTGATGTTACCAATGAAGAGAATAGTGTTTTTACAGCATGGTCTAAGAGAAACACAGAAAACATACCTAAACAATTAAAGGATATGAGACAAAAATGCCTTGGTGTGTTTGCATCTGATGAAGACAGTAACAAGATATGGCTTTGGGGCTCAACTTGGATCTGTAGAATCGACATGTCGAAGAACTTACCTGTAATCACAAGGAAGAAAACTAAGAAACACGGTCGTGATGGTCTAACAATTACCGATGACAGCAACTACATGAATAATAAccttgaagatgaagatgaagatgttgaTATGGATATTGATGAGGACCTTGAGATACTGAAGGGCGGTAAAGTGAAATCAATTTCTAACCAAAAGGATCCTTTAACTTCAGAAGTATTTTACTTCAATGATAAATACAGACATCTACTAATGGCAGACTTGTTATCCTCTTCTGAATTGGTAGTTGTCGAA
This is a stretch of genomic DNA from Nakaseomyces glabratus chromosome M, complete sequence. It encodes these proteins:
- the UTP4 gene encoding small subunit rRNA maturation protein UTP4 (CAGL0M01430g~Ortholog(s) have role in maturation of SSU-rRNA from tricistronic rRNA transcript (SSU-rRNA, 5.8S rRNA, LSU-rRNA), positive regulation of transcription from RNA polymerase I promoter), translating into MTMLVHRSRFVDFTPSNITALAFSHKSSAELTPSDLRLAVGRADGNIEVWNPRHDWFQEMIIEGGQDRTIEGLCWCNVAGEPLRLFSIGGSTIITEWDLNTGLPMKNYDCNAGVIWSIAINAAGDKLAVGCDNGTVVIVNIAGGPGIIEHDSILMRQEARVLSLAWNGNDYVIGGCSDGRIRIWAAHEKDESRGRIINTMRVDKSKKESTLVWSVLYLPSKNTIVSGDSTGSIKFWNFQYATLSQSFKSHSADILCLTTDAKESTIFSAGVDRKIFQYSLDHSKKWLISSNRLLHGNDIRAMCAYQSKGADFLVSGGVDKTLFINPISSFADGRYRKMPFVVPYNKNVLINNTQRLIVMWDGSVVKIWTMGTEVENEKNYKLVCKLVLKDEQKIHTCAMSPDGQVLLVGRATTTKIFHLQPMENKLKVTKLSNDFLFTIGTKAAKFINNSKVVICNTDDELLMLDLEEEDDEKPEYFELDEPQNTKSSLKIPYMNKINRIDANESAVVVSRYCGIVTVINLKTKKSQNLLHLMNFVTSIYIHEQRKTVIVVTAENKIYELSLASIFREDTEDKEGDEQADVTNEENSVFTAWSKRNTENIPKQLKDMRQKCLGVFASDEDSNKIWLWGSTWICRIDMSKNLPVITRKKTKKHGRDGLTITDDSNYMNNNLEDEDEDVDMDIDEDLEILKGGKVKSISNQKDPLTSEVFYFNDKYRHLLMADLLSSSELVVVERPPIFLKDQKAFQQPKLVF